Proteins found in one Micromonospora sp. WMMD1082 genomic segment:
- a CDS encoding DUF72 domain-containing protein — translation MGVIKVGTSSWADRTLLRSGWYPREVNTPAGRLGYYADRFGLVEVDTSYYAVPAPETAQGWVDATPDGFTVNVKAFSLFTGHPTPVATLPADLRPAGGPARIRRRDLPPAAYDELWSRFRAALAPIAAANRLGAVLLQFPPWLARGEAARRRIAELASRCRPWRVAVELRHASWFDGTAALETLAFLREQELTFCCVDMPQGHPDSVPPIPVATADLAMIRFHGHSSAWTGGDKEERFRYAYGAEELRRWSELLVDLAGQADELHVLFNNCCGGQAQHDAERLADLLGVPGRRAVPS, via the coding sequence ATGGGTGTCATCAAGGTGGGCACGTCCTCCTGGGCCGACCGGACGCTGCTGCGCTCCGGCTGGTACCCGCGAGAGGTGAACACCCCCGCCGGGCGGCTGGGCTACTACGCCGACCGGTTCGGGCTGGTCGAGGTGGACACGTCGTACTACGCGGTGCCGGCGCCGGAGACGGCGCAGGGCTGGGTGGACGCCACCCCCGACGGGTTCACCGTCAACGTCAAGGCGTTCAGCCTCTTCACCGGCCACCCCACCCCCGTCGCCACCCTGCCCGCCGACCTCCGTCCGGCCGGCGGGCCGGCGCGGATCCGCCGGCGGGACCTGCCGCCGGCGGCGTACGACGAGCTGTGGAGCCGCTTCCGGGCGGCGCTGGCGCCGATCGCGGCGGCCAACCGGCTCGGCGCGGTGCTGTTGCAGTTCCCGCCGTGGCTGGCCCGCGGCGAGGCCGCCCGACGACGGATCGCGGAACTGGCGTCCCGCTGCCGGCCGTGGCGGGTCGCCGTCGAGCTGCGGCACGCCTCCTGGTTCGACGGTACGGCGGCGCTGGAGACGCTGGCCTTCCTGCGCGAGCAGGAGCTGACCTTCTGCTGCGTGGACATGCCGCAGGGGCACCCGGACTCGGTACCGCCGATCCCGGTCGCCACCGCCGACCTGGCGATGATCCGGTTCCACGGCCACAGCAGCGCGTGGACCGGCGGCGACAAGGAGGAACGGTTCCGCTACGCCTACGGTGCCGAGGAACTGCGCCGCTGGTCCGAGCTGCTGGTCGACCTCGCCGGGCAGGCCGACGAGCTGCACGTGCTGTTCAACAACTGCTGCGGCGGCCAGGCCCAACACGACGCGGAGCGGCTGGCCGACCTGCTCGGTGTCCCCGGCCGGCGGGCCGTGCCGTCCTGA
- a CDS encoding NAD(P)-dependent alcohol dehydrogenase: MRALRLPAWKTEPELVEVDQPTPGPGQVVVRIGAAGACHSDLHLMHDFEAGTLPWNPPFTLGHENAGWVHALGAGVTGLEVGQPVAVYGPWGCGSCARCRVGADNYCENPAAAPVPGGGGGLGLDGGMAEYELVPDARHVLPLPEGLDPVDAAPLTDAGLTPYHAIRRSWPKLPPGSTAVVIGVGGLGHVGVQILKATTAARIIAVDTRDEALRLAEECGADLTLRSGEGTAEEIRTATGGRGADVVLDFVSADATLKTGVAAARTVGDLTIVGLGGGSLSVGFFTVPHEVSIQTTYWGSRPELIEVLDLGARGLVRPKTTTFSLDDAMDAYRMMRDGTLDGRAVVVP; encoded by the coding sequence ATGCGCGCACTGCGGCTGCCCGCCTGGAAGACCGAACCGGAGCTGGTCGAGGTCGACCAGCCGACGCCCGGACCGGGCCAGGTGGTGGTGCGGATCGGGGCCGCCGGAGCCTGCCACTCCGACCTGCATCTGATGCACGACTTCGAGGCGGGCACCCTGCCGTGGAACCCGCCGTTCACGCTCGGTCACGAGAACGCGGGCTGGGTGCACGCTCTCGGTGCCGGGGTGACCGGCCTGGAGGTGGGTCAGCCCGTCGCCGTCTACGGCCCCTGGGGTTGCGGCAGTTGCGCCCGCTGCCGAGTCGGTGCCGACAACTACTGCGAGAACCCGGCCGCCGCGCCGGTGCCCGGCGGCGGTGGTGGCCTCGGCCTCGACGGCGGAATGGCCGAGTACGAGTTGGTGCCGGACGCCCGGCACGTGCTGCCGCTACCCGAGGGTCTGGACCCGGTCGACGCGGCGCCGCTGACCGACGCGGGGCTGACCCCGTACCACGCGATCCGCCGGTCCTGGCCCAAGCTGCCGCCCGGCAGCACCGCGGTCGTGATCGGCGTCGGTGGGCTCGGGCACGTCGGCGTGCAGATCCTCAAGGCCACCACCGCGGCCCGGATCATCGCGGTGGACACCCGGGACGAGGCGTTGCGGCTCGCCGAGGAGTGCGGCGCCGACCTGACGCTGCGCTCCGGCGAGGGCACCGCCGAGGAGATCCGGACGGCCACCGGCGGCCGGGGCGCCGACGTGGTGCTCGACTTCGTCAGCGCCGACGCCACGCTGAAGACCGGCGTGGCCGCCGCGCGGACCGTGGGTGACCTGACCATCGTGGGTCTCGGCGGTGGCTCGCTGTCGGTCGGTTTCTTCACCGTGCCGCACGAGGTCAGCATCCAGACCACGTACTGGGGCAGCCGCCCGGAGCTGATCGAGGTGCTCGACCTCGGTGCGCGCGGCCTGGTCCGGCCGAAGACGACCACGTTCAGCCTGGACGACGCGATGGACGCGTACCGCATGATGCGGGACGGCACGCTGGACGGCCGGGCTGTCGTCGTACCGTAG
- a CDS encoding 2'-5' RNA ligase family protein, whose translation MVAALELYLDTVATRRIRVLWDALEAEGVQSMRSLLAQRHRPHVSLAVAPRFDPEQVTAALAGTRVAVPLRLSFQHAGQFVGRVLWLGPVPTTELLDHHRRVYDRLTSGGVPLVEHYRPGRWVPHCTLSMRVPNALMATAIRRCLEVLPLEATVVAAALTDHARNISHPLP comes from the coding sequence GTGGTCGCCGCGCTGGAGCTGTACCTGGACACCGTCGCCACCCGACGCATCCGGGTGCTCTGGGACGCCCTGGAGGCCGAGGGGGTGCAGAGCATGCGCTCCCTGCTGGCGCAGCGGCACCGGCCGCACGTCTCGCTCGCGGTCGCGCCGCGCTTCGACCCCGAGCAGGTCACGGCGGCGCTGGCCGGCACCAGGGTGGCGGTGCCGCTGCGGCTGTCGTTCCAGCACGCCGGCCAGTTCGTCGGCCGGGTGCTCTGGCTGGGCCCGGTCCCCACGACGGAGCTGCTCGATCACCACCGGCGGGTGTACGACCGGCTCACCTCGGGCGGCGTCCCGCTGGTCGAGCACTACCGGCCGGGCCGGTGGGTGCCGCACTGCACGCTGTCGATGCGGGTGCCGAACGCGCTGATGGCCACCGCCATACGCCGCTGCCTCGAAGTGCTCCCCCTGGAAGCCACCGTCGTCGCCGCCGCCCTCACCGACCACGCCCGCAACATCTCCCACCCCCTCCCCTAA
- a CDS encoding IS4 family transposase, protein MEQSAITSTITVAAGRFAPGHLGELTQQVPFEMVDAVLAEAGGVQSRVRDLPSRVVVYLLLAAGLFAEVGYRQVWARLVAGLDGLTVALPTSSALSQARRRVGDKPLVALFRLLSGPPAGAARWRGLLVCAIDGTSMFVPDTTANLRVYPRQAGSHGGSGYPMLRLVAVVACGTRAVIDAVFAPISIGELGCAGRLLSCLRPGMLLLADRGFAARQMIEQFAGTGADLLIRDKDDRRLPVIRRHRDGSWLSVIGAMTVRVVDAEIVVSMNGKRHVGRYRLITTLTDQRRFPALDLVTLYHQRWEIETAYLELKSTLLGGRVLRARTPNGVNQEVYALLAAYQAVRLAMADATASQPTTSPDRASFTIALHAARDQIIHAAGVIAETTIDLVGAIGRAVLADPLPPRRTRVSPHVVKRAISKHRAKGTIDRTNYQATININILATAGLTTGPEP, encoded by the coding sequence TTGGAACAGTCTGCCATCACGTCCACGATCACGGTGGCTGCGGGGCGGTTCGCGCCGGGTCATCTGGGTGAGTTGACGCAGCAGGTGCCGTTCGAGATGGTCGATGCGGTGCTGGCCGAGGCCGGTGGTGTGCAGTCGCGGGTGCGGGATCTGCCGTCGCGGGTGGTGGTGTATCTGCTGCTCGCGGCGGGGTTGTTCGCTGAGGTCGGTTACCGGCAGGTGTGGGCTCGGTTGGTTGCCGGGCTGGACGGGTTGACAGTGGCGCTGCCGACGTCCTCGGCGCTGTCGCAGGCTCGCCGGCGGGTCGGGGACAAGCCTCTGGTGGCGTTGTTCCGGCTGCTGTCGGGTCCGCCGGCGGGGGCCGCCCGGTGGCGGGGTCTGCTGGTGTGCGCGATCGACGGCACCAGCATGTTCGTGCCCGACACTACGGCGAACTTGAGGGTCTATCCGCGTCAGGCGGGCAGCCACGGTGGGTCGGGGTATCCGATGCTGCGGCTGGTCGCCGTCGTGGCGTGCGGCACTCGCGCTGTCATCGACGCCGTGTTCGCGCCGATCAGCATCGGTGAACTGGGCTGCGCCGGCCGGCTGCTGAGCTGCCTGCGCCCAGGAATGCTGCTGCTGGCCGATCGTGGGTTCGCCGCCCGTCAGATGATCGAACAGTTCGCCGGCACCGGCGCTGACCTGCTCATCCGCGACAAGGACGACCGGCGGCTGCCCGTCATCCGCCGCCATCGCGACGGGTCCTGGCTGTCTGTCATCGGCGCGATGACGGTCCGGGTCGTTGACGCCGAGATCGTCGTGAGCATGAACGGTAAACGCCACGTCGGCCGGTACCGGTTGATCACCACCCTCACCGACCAGCGCCGCTTCCCCGCCCTGGATCTGGTCACCCTCTACCACCAACGCTGGGAGATCGAGACGGCGTACCTGGAGCTGAAGTCCACCCTGCTGGGCGGACGGGTCCTGCGGGCACGGACCCCGAACGGGGTAAACCAGGAGGTCTACGCCCTACTGGCCGCCTACCAGGCGGTCCGGCTGGCGATGGCTGACGCCACCGCCAGCCAACCCACGACCAGCCCCGACCGGGCCAGCTTCACCATCGCGCTGCACGCCGCCCGCGACCAGATCATCCACGCCGCAGGTGTCATCGCCGAGACCACCATCGACCTCGTCGGCGCCATCGGCCGCGCAGTCCTGGCCGACCCACTGCCCCCACGCCGCACCCGAGTCAGCCCTCACGTGGTCAAACGAGCAATCTCCAAACACCGCGCCAAAGGCACCATCGACCGCACCAACTACCAAGCCACGATCAACATCAACATCCTCGCCACAGCAGGGTTGACGACCGGCCCAGAACCCTAA
- a CDS encoding siderophore-interacting protein gives MTNTLPVAPWRFFAVEVRAVRQLSPSFVRVTFTGADLDRFADNGYDQRIKLALPLPDRSGVDLPQGPDWYAQWRALPDHQRNPIRTYTVRAVRQQLSEVDVDLVLHGDGGPASRWARRARPGDEIAIMGPDAGYHGDHGGIEFRPPSTGCLLLAGDETAVPAIAGICERLPLDARGRVLLEVPEAEDALPLVTPPGVEVTWLPRDAGAHGSRLVAAVAATAAELLASVEAAPAESPTEAGSAAAQVDDVDVDNEILWEVPDAPPTAPLYAWLAGEAGVIRTLRRHLVAERGLDRRAVAFMGYWRHGRPAPS, from the coding sequence ATGACCAACACTCTGCCCGTCGCGCCGTGGCGGTTCTTCGCCGTCGAGGTCCGCGCGGTACGTCAGCTCAGCCCGTCCTTCGTCCGGGTCACCTTCACCGGCGCGGATCTGGACCGCTTCGCCGACAACGGCTACGACCAGCGGATCAAGCTGGCGCTGCCGCTGCCCGACCGGAGCGGGGTGGACCTGCCGCAGGGGCCGGACTGGTACGCGCAGTGGCGGGCGCTGCCCGACCACCAGCGCAACCCGATCCGGACCTACACCGTGCGCGCGGTCCGGCAGCAGCTCAGTGAGGTGGACGTCGACCTGGTGCTGCACGGCGACGGTGGGCCGGCGTCCCGGTGGGCGCGGCGGGCCCGCCCGGGCGACGAGATCGCCATCATGGGACCGGACGCGGGGTACCACGGCGACCACGGTGGGATCGAGTTCCGGCCCCCGTCGACCGGGTGCCTGCTGCTGGCCGGGGACGAGACGGCGGTGCCCGCGATCGCCGGCATCTGCGAGCGGCTGCCGCTCGACGCGCGCGGCCGGGTGCTGCTGGAGGTGCCCGAGGCCGAGGACGCGCTGCCGCTGGTCACACCGCCCGGCGTCGAGGTGACCTGGTTGCCCCGGGACGCTGGCGCGCACGGCAGCCGGCTGGTCGCCGCCGTCGCCGCCACGGCGGCCGAGCTGCTGGCCAGCGTGGAGGCCGCACCGGCGGAGTCACCGACGGAGGCCGGGTCGGCGGCAGCGCAGGTCGACGACGTGGACGTGGACAACGAGATCCTCTGGGAGGTGCCCGACGCGCCGCCGACCGCCCCGCTCTACGCCTGGCTGGCCGGGGAGGCGGGTGTCATCCGTACCCTGCGCCGGCACCTGGTCGCCGAGCGTGGCCTGGACCGTCGCGCCGTCGCCTTCATGGGCTACTGGCGCCACGGCCGCCCCGCCCCCTCCTAA
- a CDS encoding iron ABC transporter permease, with the protein MTTLSAPPRPESAVQPAPAGRLSAPRVVGAFAAATALLLVVVAVHLTQGTSSVGALDLLRLLSGGDDETARVLIASRLPRLLAGLTIGVALGFAGAALQSIARNPLASPDTLAVNAGAHLAIVSVAAFGIALPALPAGGLAFCGGLAAAGLVMAMSAGGQAGTTRLILAGSATALALASVTTLLLLLFEQATIGLFAWGSGSLVQSDLNALTQLAPVIGAAIAALLLLGHRLDILALGDDTATVLGIDVRRTRLIVTVLAVLLSAAAVTLTGPVGFVGLCAPVIVRLLGPLVPGVHRHRILLPLSGIAGVIIVLGSDVLLRALMGGQAGVDIPTGVVTTLLGAAILIWLARRHRDAGPTRRPPGGHAAVRSAGFHRMVVAVAATVTAAAVLLGMLAGDTWLLLGDIVNWINGTTGPAYTFVLDQRWPRVAAAMLAGAALAVAGTTVQAVCRNPLAEPGILGITAGAGLGAVSLLTFVPLAGVWAVSGVAGLGAMLAFGLVYGAAWRGGLSSDRLVLIGFGAWQGGMAMITFMIVAFDPWNTGKALTWLSGSTYGRTATQVLPVAIALLVLTPAVVAARRELDLMTLDDDTPRVLGVRLERTRLVALGAAALLTSTAVSAVGVIGFVGLVAPHAARALVGGRHSRVFPVAALLGAALVSLADSLGRTVIAPAQIPAGLVTAMIGTPYFVWLLWRSRAAASHTR; encoded by the coding sequence GTGACCACGCTGTCCGCGCCCCCGCGTCCGGAGTCGGCCGTCCAGCCGGCTCCGGCCGGGCGCCTCTCCGCGCCCCGCGTCGTCGGTGCGTTCGCCGCCGCCACCGCGCTGCTGCTGGTGGTCGTGGCGGTGCACCTCACCCAGGGCACCTCCTCCGTCGGTGCGCTCGACCTGCTCCGCCTGCTGAGCGGCGGCGACGACGAGACCGCCCGGGTGCTGATCGCCTCCCGGCTGCCGCGACTGCTCGCCGGTTTGACCATCGGCGTCGCCCTCGGCTTCGCCGGTGCGGCGTTGCAGTCGATCGCCCGTAACCCGCTCGCCTCGCCGGACACCCTCGCCGTCAACGCCGGCGCGCACCTGGCCATCGTCTCGGTGGCCGCGTTCGGCATCGCGCTGCCCGCGCTGCCCGCCGGTGGCCTGGCCTTCTGCGGCGGGCTCGCCGCCGCCGGCCTGGTGATGGCGATGTCGGCCGGCGGGCAGGCCGGCACCACCCGGCTGATCCTCGCCGGCTCGGCCACCGCGCTGGCGCTCGCCTCGGTGACCACCCTGCTGCTCCTGCTCTTCGAGCAGGCCACCATCGGCCTGTTCGCCTGGGGCAGCGGTTCCCTGGTGCAGAGCGACCTCAACGCGCTCACCCAGCTCGCCCCCGTGATCGGGGCGGCCATCGCGGCGTTGCTGCTGCTCGGTCACCGCCTCGACATCCTCGCCCTCGGCGACGACACCGCCACCGTGCTCGGCATCGACGTACGGCGTACCCGGCTGATCGTCACCGTGCTCGCCGTGCTGCTCTCCGCCGCGGCGGTCACCCTCACCGGCCCGGTCGGCTTCGTCGGTCTCTGCGCGCCGGTGATCGTCCGGCTGCTCGGCCCGCTGGTGCCCGGGGTGCACCGGCACCGGATCCTGCTGCCGCTCTCCGGCATCGCCGGGGTGATCATCGTCCTCGGCTCCGACGTGCTGCTGCGGGCCCTGATGGGCGGACAGGCCGGCGTCGACATCCCCACCGGCGTGGTCACCACCCTGCTCGGCGCGGCGATCCTGATCTGGCTGGCCCGCCGGCACCGCGACGCCGGCCCCACCCGCCGCCCGCCCGGCGGCCACGCGGCCGTCCGCTCGGCGGGCTTCCACCGCATGGTCGTCGCCGTCGCCGCCACGGTCACCGCCGCGGCGGTGCTGCTCGGCATGCTCGCCGGGGACACCTGGCTGCTGCTCGGCGACATCGTCAACTGGATCAACGGAACGACCGGGCCCGCGTACACCTTCGTGCTGGACCAGCGGTGGCCGCGCGTCGCCGCGGCGATGCTGGCGGGCGCGGCCCTGGCGGTGGCCGGCACCACCGTGCAGGCGGTCTGCCGCAACCCGCTGGCCGAGCCCGGCATCCTCGGCATCACCGCAGGTGCCGGGCTGGGCGCCGTCTCGCTGCTCACCTTCGTGCCGCTGGCCGGGGTCTGGGCCGTCTCCGGCGTGGCCGGGCTCGGCGCGATGCTGGCCTTCGGTCTGGTCTACGGCGCGGCGTGGCGCGGTGGGCTCAGCTCCGACCGGCTGGTCCTGATCGGGTTCGGCGCCTGGCAGGGCGGCATGGCAATGATCACCTTCATGATCGTCGCCTTCGACCCGTGGAACACCGGCAAGGCCCTCACCTGGCTCTCCGGCTCCACCTACGGCCGGACGGCCACCCAGGTGCTGCCGGTGGCGATCGCCCTGCTCGTGCTCACCCCGGCGGTGGTGGCCGCCCGGCGCGAGCTGGACCTGATGACGCTCGACGACGACACCCCGCGCGTGCTCGGTGTCCGGCTGGAGCGCACCCGGCTGGTCGCGCTCGGCGCGGCGGCGCTGCTCACCTCGACCGCGGTATCCGCCGTCGGTGTGATCGGCTTCGTCGGCCTGGTCGCCCCGCACGCCGCCCGTGCCCTCGTCGGCGGCCGGCACTCCCGGGTGTTCCCGGTCGCCGCGCTGCTCGGCGCGGCCCTGGTCAGCCTCGCCGACAGCCTGGGCCGCACCGTGATCGCCCCGGCCCAGATCCCTGCCGGCCTGGTCACCGCCATGATCGGAACGCCCTACTTCGTCTGGCTGCTGTGGCGGTCACGCGCCGCGGCGTCGCACACCCGGTAA
- a CDS encoding iron-siderophore ABC transporter substrate-binding protein: MSRTRVTALVAAATAVLLAACGSTENPTEPAASAPAAGGPVTVTDSRGKEIKLDAPATKVVGLEWGEVEMLVSLGVMPVGVADPKGYATWVSAAKLDADVKDVGTRGEPSIDSIVALQPDLVIMEDDRGANVISQLEKYVPVLVAKGTDASDNLGRLRTDLNMIATAVGKTAEAEKLLADFDAAIADGKKKIADAGAAGKPFVIADGWKEGSTVSIRMFGQGALVSQIGIALGLTNAWEGKTDEAWGLGQTDVEGLTVLKSPDLHFFYNASDGTDVFADGLAGNAIWTSLPFVKQGNLHRMPDGIWTFGGTLSGKQYIDQFVNTYAV, translated from the coding sequence ATGTCCCGTACCCGAGTAACCGCCCTGGTGGCCGCCGCCACCGCGGTGCTGCTGGCCGCCTGCGGCAGCACCGAGAACCCGACCGAGCCCGCCGCCTCCGCCCCCGCCGCCGGCGGACCGGTCACCGTCACCGACAGCCGGGGCAAGGAGATCAAGCTCGACGCCCCCGCCACCAAGGTCGTCGGCCTGGAGTGGGGCGAGGTCGAGATGCTCGTCAGCCTCGGCGTCATGCCGGTCGGTGTCGCCGATCCCAAGGGGTACGCCACCTGGGTGAGCGCCGCCAAGCTCGACGCGGACGTCAAGGACGTCGGCACGCGGGGCGAGCCGAGCATCGACTCGATCGTCGCGCTGCAGCCCGACCTCGTGATCATGGAGGACGACCGCGGCGCCAACGTGATCAGCCAGTTGGAGAAGTACGTCCCGGTCCTCGTCGCCAAGGGCACCGACGCCTCGGACAACCTCGGCCGGTTGCGTACCGACCTGAACATGATCGCCACGGCGGTCGGCAAGACGGCCGAGGCGGAGAAGCTGCTCGCCGACTTCGACGCCGCGATCGCCGACGGCAAGAAGAAGATCGCCGACGCGGGCGCGGCCGGCAAGCCGTTCGTCATCGCCGACGGCTGGAAGGAGGGCAGCACGGTCAGCATCCGGATGTTCGGCCAGGGCGCCCTGGTCTCCCAGATCGGCATCGCGCTCGGCCTGACCAACGCCTGGGAGGGCAAGACCGACGAGGCGTGGGGCCTGGGCCAGACCGACGTCGAGGGCCTGACCGTCCTCAAGAGCCCGGACCTGCACTTCTTCTACAACGCCTCGGACGGCACCGACGTCTTCGCCGACGGCCTCGCCGGCAACGCGATCTGGACGTCGCTGCCCTTCGTCAAGCAGGGCAATCTGCACCGGATGCCCGACGGCATCTGGACCTTCGGCGGGACGCTCTCCGGTAAGCAGTACATCGACCAGTTCGTCAACACCTACGCGGTGTGA
- a CDS encoding ABC transporter ATP-binding protein, translated as MSSGLVSSGAEQSLRGVDLHLGYHGTQVVHGAAIALRPGAVTALVGPNGSGKSTLLRALARLHPVDSGTVLFADGTEAAGLPAKEYARRVTLLAQSRPIPSGVTVRDVVGYGRHPYRGRWRADDPGGPAAVARAMEVTGVTAMADRPVDELSGGELQRVWLATCLAQDTPVLLLDEPTTFLDLRYQVEILDLMRDLADDHGVAVGVVLHDLNQAAAVADEVVLLHGGRVRATGTPAEVFTEHDLTETYGIRIEVTTDSFSGLVTTRPVGRHLTRIPV; from the coding sequence ATGTCGAGCGGACTGGTGTCGAGTGGCGCCGAGCAGAGCCTCCGCGGAGTCGATCTCCACTTGGGCTACCACGGCACGCAGGTGGTGCACGGGGCCGCGATCGCCCTGCGTCCCGGCGCGGTGACCGCTCTCGTCGGGCCGAACGGCAGCGGCAAGTCCACCCTCCTGCGGGCACTGGCCCGGCTGCATCCGGTCGACAGCGGCACGGTGCTCTTCGCCGACGGGACCGAGGCGGCCGGCCTGCCCGCCAAGGAGTACGCGCGCCGGGTCACCCTGCTCGCCCAGAGCCGGCCGATCCCCAGCGGAGTCACCGTCCGTGACGTGGTCGGCTACGGTCGCCACCCGTACCGGGGCCGGTGGCGGGCCGACGATCCCGGCGGGCCGGCCGCCGTCGCCCGCGCGATGGAGGTCACCGGGGTCACCGCGATGGCCGACCGGCCGGTGGACGAACTGTCCGGCGGCGAACTACAGCGGGTCTGGCTGGCCACCTGCCTCGCCCAGGACACGCCGGTGCTGCTGCTCGACGAGCCCACCACCTTCCTCGACCTGCGCTATCAGGTCGAGATCCTCGACCTGATGCGCGACCTCGCCGACGACCACGGCGTCGCGGTCGGCGTCGTGCTGCACGACCTCAACCAGGCCGCCGCGGTGGCCGACGAGGTGGTGCTGCTGCACGGCGGCCGGGTCCGCGCCACCGGCACCCCGGCCGAGGTCTTCACCGAGCACGACCTGACCGAGACCTACGGGATCCGGATCGAGGTCACCACCGATTCGTTCAGCGGACTGGTGACCACCCGCCCTGTCGGCCGGCACCTGACCCGCATCCCGGTCTGA
- a CDS encoding helix-turn-helix transcriptional regulator, protein MTTKVPTAHRFDSQDPATIHGFLTSAYGTEVVIRAAAGTGYRFRHHRVDAGPFWLEAMDQTTRLDIDVGPTAALVVGQVVSGRVDRHCRNVDGRFGPGDVFLAAAPGLPYSVRWLPGKVTMCLLGLSVLGRVAGGAQPDPATTVQFTGLTPISPALTRLWRHTTSYLNHVVLGNPHAYREPLVIANAARLLAASALAVFPHTTAGWPTATDRRAATTATLRRATAFIEEYADRDIGAADIAAAAQVSLRALQLAFRRHLDTTPMAHLRRVRLDRAHRDLLQADPRQETVSAIASRWGFLSHSRFTARYHATYGIPPSRTLHA, encoded by the coding sequence GTGACGACGAAGGTTCCGACCGCCCACCGGTTCGACAGCCAGGACCCGGCAACGATCCACGGCTTCCTGACGAGCGCCTACGGCACCGAGGTCGTGATCCGCGCGGCCGCCGGGACCGGCTACCGGTTCCGCCATCATCGGGTGGACGCCGGCCCGTTCTGGTTGGAGGCGATGGACCAGACCACCCGACTCGATATCGATGTCGGACCGACCGCCGCCCTGGTGGTCGGTCAGGTCGTCAGCGGTCGCGTCGATCGCCACTGCCGGAATGTGGACGGTCGGTTCGGGCCGGGCGACGTCTTCCTGGCCGCCGCACCCGGCCTGCCCTACTCGGTGCGCTGGCTGCCCGGCAAGGTCACGATGTGCCTGCTGGGCCTTTCCGTGCTGGGCCGGGTCGCCGGTGGGGCACAGCCCGACCCGGCCACCACGGTCCAGTTCACCGGGCTGACGCCCATCTCGCCGGCGCTGACCCGGTTGTGGCGGCACACCACGAGCTACCTCAACCACGTGGTGCTCGGCAACCCGCACGCGTACCGGGAGCCACTGGTGATCGCCAACGCCGCCCGGCTGCTGGCCGCCTCGGCTCTCGCGGTCTTTCCGCACACCACCGCGGGCTGGCCGACCGCGACGGACCGGCGCGCCGCGACGACCGCGACGCTGCGCCGGGCGACGGCGTTCATTGAGGAGTACGCCGACCGCGACATCGGGGCGGCCGACATCGCCGCCGCGGCCCAGGTCTCGCTGCGGGCCCTGCAGCTGGCCTTCCGCCGTCACCTCGATACCACCCCGATGGCGCACCTGCGCCGCGTCCGGCTCGACCGTGCCCACCGCGACCTGCTACAGGCCGACCCACGGCAGGAAACGGTTTCGGCGATCGCCTCGCGGTGGGGATTTCTCAGTCACAGCCGGTTCACCGCCCGCTACCACGCCACCTACGGGATACCGCCAAGCCGCACACTACACGCCTGA